The Globicephala melas chromosome X, mGloMel1.2, whole genome shotgun sequence genome window below encodes:
- the KCND1 gene encoding A-type voltage-gated potassium channel KCND1, translating to MAAGVATWLPFARAAAVGWLPLAQQPLPPAPGVKATRGDEVLVVNVSGRRFETWKNTLDRYPDTLLGSSEKEFFYDADSGEYFFDRDPDMFRHVLNFYRTGRLHCPRQECIQAFDEELAFYGLVPELVGDCCLEEYRDRKKENAERLAEDEEAEQAGDGPSLPAGSSLRQQLWRAFENPHTSTAALVFYYVTGFFIAVSVIANVVETIPCRGPARRPPREQPCGERFPLAFFCMDTACVLIFTGEYLLRLFAAPSRCRFLRSVMSLIDVVAILPYYIGLLVPKNEDVSGAFVTLRVFRVFRIFKFSRHSQGLRILGYTLKSCASELGFLLFSLTMAIIIFATVMFYAEKGTNKTNFTSIPAAFWYTIVTMTTLGYGDMVPSTIAGKIFGSICSLSGVLVIALPVPVIVSNFSRIYHQNQRADKRRAQQKVRLARIRLAKSGTTNAFLQYKQNGGLEDSSSGEEQALCVRNRSAFEQQHHHLLHCLEKTTCHEFTDELTFSEALGAVSLGGRTSRSTSVSSQPVGPGSLLSSCCPRRAKRRAIRLANSTASVSHGSMQELDTLAGLQRSPAPQSRSSLNAKPHDSLDLNCDSRDFVAAIISIPTPPANTPDESQPSSPGGGGSGASSTLRNSSLGTPCLLPETVKISSL from the exons ATGGCAGCAGGCGTGGCCACATGGCTGCCTTTTGCACGGGCGGCCGCGGTGGGCTGGCTGCCCCTGGcccagcagcccctgccccccgCGCCGGGGGTGAAGGCAACTCGAGGGGATGAGGTTCTGGTGGTGAACGTGAGCGGACGGCGCTTTGAGACCTGGAAGAACACGCTCGACCGCTACCCAGACACTCTGCTGGGCAGTTCAGAAAAGGAATTCTTCTATGACGCCGACTCAGGCGAGTACTTCTTTGATCGCGACCCAGACATGTTCCGGCACGTGCTCAACTTCTACCGCACGGGGCGACTGCACTGCCCACGGCAGGAGTGCATCCAGGCCTTTGACGAAGAGCTGGCCTTCTATGGCCTGGTGCCTGAGCTCGTGGGCGACTGCTGCCTCGAAGAGTACCGGGACCGCAAGAAGGAGAACGCCGAGCGCCTGGCGGAGGACGAGGAGGCCGAGCAGGCCGGGGACGGCCCATCCCTGCCGGCTGGCAGCTCCCTGCGGCAGCAGCTCTGGCGGGCCTTCGAGAACCCACACACGAGCACCGCAGCCCTCGTTTTCTACTACGTTACCGGCTTTTTCATCGCTGTGTCGGTCATCGCCAACGTGGTTGAGACCATTCCGTGCCGCGGCCCTGCACGGCGGCCCCCGAGGGAGCAGCCCTGTGGCGAGCGCTTCCCGCTGGCCTTTTTCTGCATGGACACGGCCTGTGTACTCATATTCACAGGTGAATACCTTCTGCGGCTGTTCGCGGCCCCTAGCCGTTGCCGCTTCCTGCGGAGTGTAATGAGCCTCATCGACGTGGTGGCCATCCTGCCCTACTACATCGGGCTCCTCGTGCCCAAGAACGAAGATGTCTCGGGCGCCTTTGTCACCCTGCGGGTGTTCCGGGTGTTCCGTATCTTCAAGTTCTCCAGGCACTCACAGGGCTTGCGGATTCTGGGCTACACACTCAAGAGCTGTGCCTCTGAGCTGggctttctcctcttttcccttaCCATGGCCATCATCATCTTCGCCACTGTTATGTTTTATGCCGAGAAGGGCACAAACAAGACCAACTTTACTAGCATACCCGCGGCCTTCTGGTATACCATTGTCACCATGACCACACTTGG CTACGGAGACATGGTGCCCAGCACCATTGCTGGCAAGATTTTCGGATCCATCTGTTCACTCAGTGGCGTCTTGGTCATTGCTCTGCCTGTGCCAGTCATTGTGTCCAACTTTAGCCGCATCTACCACCAGAACCAGCGTGCTGACAAGCGCCGAGCACAGCAG AAGGTGCGCTTGGCAAGGATCCGGTTGGCAAAGAGTGGTACCACCAACGCCTTCCTGCAGTACAAGCAGAACGGGGGTCTTGAG GACAGCAGCAGTGGGGAAGAACAGGCGCTGTGTGTCAGGAACCGTTCTGCTTTTGAGCAGCAACATCACCACTTGCTGCATTGTCTAGAGAAGACAACG TGTCATGAGTTCACGGATGAGCTAACCTTCAGTGAGGCCCTGGGCGCTGTCTCGCTGGGTGGCCGCACCAGCCGCAGCACTTCCGTGTCCTCCCAGCCAGTGGGGCCTGGCAGCCTGCTATCCTCTTGCTGCCCCCGCAGAGCCAAGCGCCGTGCCATCCGCCTTGCCAACTCCACTGCCTCGGTCAGCCATGGCAGCATGCAGGAGCTGGACACGCTGGCAGGGCTGCAGAGGAGCCCTGCCCCTCAGAG CCGCTCAAGCCTCAATGCCAAGCCCCATGACAGCCTTGACTTGAACTGCGACAGCCGGGACTTCGTGGCTGCCATCATCAGTATCCCCACCCCTCCTGCCAACACCCCAGATGAGAGCCAACCTTCCTCCCCTGGCGGTGGTGGCAGTGGGGCCAGCAGCACCCTCAGGAACTCCAGCCTGGGTACCCCTTGCCTCCTTCCCGAGACTGTCAAGATCTCTTCCCTATGA